One stretch of Schlesneria sp. DSM 10557 DNA includes these proteins:
- a CDS encoding DUF1501 domain-containing protein, with amino-acid sequence MQNFLQPNRREFLGRCGLGVGSVALANLLASEGHASTQTHFPGKAQHVIHVFLNGGMSQVDTFDPKPELTKRAGQMLPFENLQTERKTGVALPSPFTFKQHGESGIPISDIWPNLATCADDLAVVRSMYAELPSHEMMLLLMNTGHSRLVRPSFGSWLNWGMGSDNQNLPGFIVLCPGGLPVAGAGNWRSSFLPGVYQGTLVDTAQTDPTRLIEHIRNERLSSQQQQSQFQLLQTINQRHLASRPGEAALEARIESFEMAYRMQVEATDAFDISQEPEHIQKMYGEGPQNRQLLIARRLVERGVRFVQTWHGAMQPWDSHSNIKDEHGKCASECDQGLAALIKDLKQRGLLDKTLILCTGEFGRTPSVEMGQNGSGASQGRDHNHWGFSLWMAGGGIKGGTIYGATDDFGFKAVENPVSVHDLHATMLHLLGYDHERLTYRFAGRDYRLTDLSGTVVRDILA; translated from the coding sequence ATGCAAAATTTTCTACAACCTAATCGGCGTGAATTCCTGGGGCGTTGTGGACTGGGGGTCGGCTCAGTCGCGTTGGCCAACTTGCTGGCAAGTGAAGGGCATGCTTCCACACAGACTCATTTTCCTGGTAAGGCTCAGCACGTCATTCACGTGTTCCTGAACGGGGGGATGTCGCAGGTCGACACGTTCGATCCGAAGCCGGAACTGACCAAACGAGCGGGGCAGATGTTGCCCTTCGAGAACCTGCAGACCGAACGTAAAACGGGAGTGGCGCTCCCATCCCCCTTCACGTTCAAGCAGCACGGTGAAAGCGGCATACCGATCAGTGACATCTGGCCCAATCTGGCGACCTGTGCCGACGATCTCGCCGTTGTTCGCTCGATGTATGCGGAGTTGCCGAGCCATGAAATGATGCTGCTGCTGATGAACACCGGCCACTCACGCCTGGTTCGTCCGAGTTTCGGTTCGTGGTTGAATTGGGGCATGGGAAGCGATAACCAGAATCTTCCCGGCTTTATCGTCCTTTGTCCTGGAGGCTTGCCGGTCGCCGGAGCGGGGAACTGGCGTTCTTCATTCCTGCCGGGGGTCTATCAGGGGACGTTGGTCGATACGGCGCAGACCGATCCGACCCGTTTGATCGAACATATTCGCAATGAACGGTTGTCGTCTCAGCAGCAGCAATCGCAGTTTCAGCTTCTGCAGACGATCAACCAGCGTCACCTGGCCTCACGACCGGGCGAAGCGGCTCTGGAAGCGCGGATCGAATCGTTTGAGATGGCGTATCGGATGCAGGTCGAGGCGACGGATGCATTCGATATCAGTCAGGAGCCGGAACATATCCAGAAAATGTACGGGGAAGGGCCACAGAACCGGCAACTGCTGATCGCGCGGCGACTGGTCGAACGGGGTGTCAGGTTTGTCCAGACCTGGCACGGTGCGATGCAGCCCTGGGACAGCCATTCCAATATCAAGGACGAACATGGCAAATGTGCCAGTGAGTGCGATCAGGGGTTGGCGGCGTTAATTAAGGATTTGAAGCAGCGCGGCCTGCTGGACAAGACGCTGATTCTGTGTACCGGTGAATTCGGACGAACACCTTCGGTCGAGATGGGGCAGAACGGATCAGGTGCATCGCAAGGTCGCGACCACAACCATTGGGGCTTCTCACTCTGGATGGCAGGCGGGGGAATCAAGGGGGGAACCATCTACGGTGCTACGGACGACTTTGGTTTCAAGGCGGTCGAAAACCCGGTTTCGGTTCACGACCTTCATGCAACCATGTTGCACCTGTTGGGATACGACCACGAAAGATTGACGTACCGGTTCGCCGGTCGTGACTACCGCCTGACAGATCTCTCGGGAACGGTCGTCCGCGATATCCTTGCGTAA
- a CDS encoding PSD1 and planctomycete cytochrome C domain-containing protein has protein sequence MSQSLNLMQNERSQRRASFLVQTRRWGLTAAVVFCMVTYGRYAAADVSFGKQIRPLLAEHCLNCHGPDEQRREAGLRLDQEASSKQSAIVANQPDQSELINRITSTDPDLRMPPAEHGKSLTEAEIALLREWIAEGARFEDHWAFEPIQKPPVPETRSSASTDIDRFIVAALEEQGLQLTPRISREQLIRRATFDLTGLPPTWDEVTAFVHDPSPNAFEKVIDRLLESPRYGERWGRHWLDIARYADTHGGSAIGYTKFPFSYTFRDYVINALNADVPYNRFIVEQLAADQIGLPENDPALAGLGFLTVGMQYRSVHDLIDDQIDVVSRGLLGLTVACARCHDHKFDAIPTTDYYALYATFASSHAVELPPMIGTPAVTDQFKAYEKELAKRQVGYQEMARDQAEVMRTRIRMQVGLYLIELAKGTPEQDLSAAFLSYRTDDVRPLVLNRWRDYLAKMPADDPVFGLWVQLFKVEPGDFAARCNELVASMKAANGDPKQFANEQSLGLHAPAWNPRVIDAVEKKQPKTLTELAEAYGQLFADVHRAWLKSLLETSLASAVGATILPDEDPGHAEINSPIARQLRRHLYSTDTPTAMSDEISVRLLNRTVSDTLAGRKGAIHDLQLNSPGSPPRAMTLEESKNPPSFHVFLRGNSLSRGEAVPARFLTALSHQNAPAFRDGERRLGLAEAIVAPDNPLTRRVVVNWVWQNHFNQGLVRTPDDFGTRGSPPTHPELLDYLATTFSDDGWSIKKLHKRIMLSDVYQQGAVENAESRNKDPLNELLWRMPRRRLEMEAMRDSMLAVSGELDLTPGGRPIDLSAEPVVPRRSIYGFINRDIVSSLSSTFDGANPITCTAKRPDTNVPQQALYALNSGFIQDRALKLAARAEAAAADPDERIRWIYRSLLSRDPDAEELRVARTFVDANLSTVSSSGNANSPDGAAAAVPPQETKNPVDPWSQLAHALLASNEFIFLD, from the coding sequence ATGAGTCAAAGTTTGAATCTGATGCAGAATGAACGAAGCCAGCGCAGGGCCTCGTTCCTGGTGCAGACGAGGCGATGGGGCCTGACGGCAGCAGTCGTCTTCTGCATGGTGACGTACGGCCGTTACGCGGCGGCCGATGTCAGTTTTGGCAAACAGATCCGCCCGCTGCTGGCCGAACACTGTCTGAATTGCCACGGTCCGGACGAACAGCGTCGAGAGGCGGGGTTGCGACTGGATCAGGAGGCCAGCAGCAAGCAGTCGGCCATCGTGGCCAATCAGCCGGATCAGAGTGAGCTGATCAATCGAATCACGTCGACGGATCCGGATCTGCGAATGCCGCCGGCTGAACATGGCAAAAGTCTCACTGAAGCCGAGATTGCACTGCTTCGCGAATGGATTGCCGAAGGGGCGCGATTTGAAGACCACTGGGCGTTTGAGCCGATCCAGAAGCCACCTGTTCCGGAAACCCGATCGTCCGCGTCGACGGACATTGATCGATTTATCGTCGCCGCTCTGGAAGAGCAGGGGCTTCAGTTAACGCCCCGGATTTCACGCGAGCAATTGATCCGTCGTGCGACGTTCGATCTCACCGGTTTGCCACCGACGTGGGACGAGGTGACGGCATTCGTTCACGATCCGTCTCCTAATGCCTTCGAGAAGGTGATTGATCGGCTGTTAGAATCACCCCGATATGGGGAACGCTGGGGACGACACTGGCTCGACATTGCGCGCTATGCGGACACGCACGGTGGGAGTGCGATTGGATACACGAAATTTCCGTTTTCCTACACCTTCCGTGACTACGTCATCAATGCGCTGAATGCCGATGTTCCTTACAACCGGTTCATCGTCGAGCAGCTGGCTGCAGACCAGATCGGACTTCCCGAGAATGACCCGGCCCTTGCAGGGCTTGGGTTTTTGACGGTCGGGATGCAGTACCGCAGCGTGCACGACTTGATCGACGATCAGATTGATGTGGTCAGTCGTGGTCTGCTGGGGCTGACGGTCGCGTGTGCCCGCTGTCATGATCACAAGTTTGATGCCATTCCAACCACGGATTACTACGCGCTTTATGCGACCTTCGCGAGCAGCCATGCGGTGGAACTCCCTCCCATGATTGGTACTCCTGCTGTGACCGATCAATTCAAGGCTTACGAGAAGGAACTGGCGAAGCGGCAGGTCGGTTACCAGGAGATGGCTCGCGATCAGGCGGAAGTGATGCGGACGCGAATTCGTATGCAGGTGGGTCTGTATCTGATTGAACTGGCCAAGGGGACGCCCGAGCAGGATCTGTCTGCGGCCTTTCTTTCCTACCGTACGGACGATGTGCGGCCGCTGGTGCTGAACCGCTGGCGCGACTACCTGGCCAAAATGCCCGCCGACGATCCGGTCTTCGGACTCTGGGTGCAGCTCTTCAAAGTCGAGCCCGGTGACTTCGCCGCTCGCTGCAACGAACTGGTTGCCAGCATGAAGGCCGCGAACGGTGATCCGAAACAATTCGCCAACGAGCAAAGCCTGGGACTGCATGCCCCTGCCTGGAATCCGCGCGTCATCGATGCGGTCGAGAAAAAGCAGCCAAAGACGCTGACCGAGTTGGCGGAAGCCTACGGTCAACTATTCGCAGACGTGCATCGGGCGTGGCTCAAGTCACTGCTGGAGACCTCCCTGGCGAGCGCCGTTGGCGCGACGATTCTTCCTGATGAAGATCCCGGCCATGCCGAGATCAACAGTCCCATTGCGCGTCAGTTGCGTCGGCATCTTTATTCAACTGATACTCCGACGGCGATGTCCGACGAGATTTCCGTCAGATTGCTGAATCGAACTGTCAGTGACACGCTGGCTGGCCGCAAGGGGGCGATTCACGATCTGCAATTGAACTCGCCCGGTTCACCCCCACGGGCGATGACGCTGGAAGAATCGAAGAACCCGCCGTCATTCCATGTCTTTCTGCGGGGGAATTCCCTGAGTCGAGGTGAAGCCGTGCCGGCTCGCTTCCTGACGGCCCTGTCTCACCAGAACGCGCCCGCATTCCGCGACGGAGAACGGCGACTGGGACTCGCCGAGGCGATCGTGGCTCCTGACAATCCACTCACGCGACGCGTGGTTGTGAACTGGGTCTGGCAGAACCATTTCAATCAGGGATTGGTGAGAACACCGGATGATTTCGGGACGCGCGGTTCCCCCCCCACGCATCCCGAACTGCTGGACTATCTGGCGACAACGTTCTCGGACGACGGTTGGTCAATCAAGAAGCTCCATAAGCGGATTATGCTGTCGGACGTTTATCAGCAGGGGGCTGTCGAAAACGCCGAAAGCCGGAACAAGGATCCGCTGAATGAACTTTTGTGGCGGATGCCGCGTCGACGACTGGAGATGGAAGCGATGCGCGATTCCATGCTGGCCGTTTCCGGCGAACTGGATCTGACTCCCGGAGGACGGCCGATCGATCTCAGTGCGGAACCGGTGGTTCCTCGACGGAGCATTTATGGCTTTATCAATCGCGATATCGTTTCGAGTTTGTCGAGTACATTTGACGGTGCCAACCCGATCACCTGTACGGCCAAACGGCCCGACACGAACGTCCCGCAGCAGGCCCTGTATGCTTTGAACTCAGGTTTCATTCAGGACCGGGCGCTGAAGCTGGCCGCACGTGCTGAGGCTGCGGCAGCGGATCCGGATGAACGGATTCGCTGGATCTATCGTTCTCTCCTTTCACGCGATCCCGATGCAGAGGAACTTCGCGTGGCGCGTACCTTTGTGGACGCGAATCTGTCTACCGTCAGTTCGTCCGGGAATGCCAATTCGCCGGACGGGGCTGCGGCTGCAGTACCACCTCAAGAGACTAAAAATCCGGTTGATCCATGGAGTCAACTGGCTCACGCATTGCTTGCTTCTAACGAATTTATCTTTTTGGACTGA